A single Aggregatilinea lenta DNA region contains:
- a CDS encoding helicase-associated domain-containing protein, translated as MPTLLDYDPGMLAIIAHRWDVDLQRVAKHDQANVLATAMLDPARTAREWSRLTDQERGALQTLLGAPEHKMPEAQFSRIFGEIRQVGPGKRDREKPHLQPASIAETLFYRGLIARAFDESKTGMQAFIYVPADLAAALPSHETGFQLNGDVPEGSAAEPAAPLATGPQDVYPATTMLVDDLTTLLAYLQVAQAPAEKDALYTRLFTDLGPHWLGGDHPARVALLVNLAGGMGLAASEGGVLKPVPTNARGWLDQGRPRQVRALAEAWRESTLFNDLWHTPGLQPEDTGWRNDPLLARQIVLTYLEMVPPHDWWPIERLIDAIRTDDPDFQRPAGEYDSWYIRDAATGEYLQGFETWDRVDGAVLRFILTGPMHWLGLLDLGDDGVFGRLTVYGRAVCGETDWPDPPDERTPATIEPDGTILAARAANRYERFQLARITDWREAGDPYVYALSAGSLQRAAKQGLKPDAIQAFLKRASGDAVPEPVTRMLTQWGAMGKADVWLSQAVILRTTTPESLNVILETPELRRYVGATLGPTAVVVRAGQENDLVAALQQRGILVEREP; from the coding sequence TTGCCAACTCTTCTCGATTACGATCCGGGCATGCTGGCGATTATCGCGCACCGCTGGGACGTCGATCTCCAGCGGGTCGCCAAGCACGATCAGGCGAACGTGCTGGCGACCGCCATGCTCGACCCGGCGCGCACCGCGCGCGAATGGAGCCGCCTGACCGACCAGGAGCGCGGCGCGCTGCAAACCCTGCTCGGCGCGCCGGAGCACAAAATGCCCGAAGCCCAGTTCAGCCGCATCTTCGGTGAGATCCGGCAGGTTGGGCCGGGCAAGCGCGACCGCGAGAAGCCGCACCTGCAGCCCGCCAGCATTGCGGAAACGCTGTTCTATCGCGGGCTGATCGCGCGCGCCTTCGACGAGAGCAAGACGGGGATGCAGGCGTTTATCTACGTCCCCGCCGACCTTGCCGCCGCGCTGCCCTCGCACGAAACGGGCTTCCAGCTCAACGGCGACGTGCCGGAAGGCTCCGCTGCCGAACCGGCTGCACCGCTGGCGACCGGGCCGCAGGACGTCTACCCCGCGACGACCATGCTCGTGGACGATCTGACCACGCTGCTGGCCTATTTGCAGGTCGCGCAGGCCCCCGCCGAAAAGGACGCGCTCTACACGCGCCTGTTCACCGACCTCGGCCCGCACTGGCTGGGCGGCGACCATCCGGCGCGGGTGGCGCTGCTGGTCAACCTGGCGGGCGGCATGGGACTGGCCGCCAGTGAAGGCGGCGTGCTCAAGCCCGTGCCCACCAACGCGCGGGGCTGGCTCGACCAGGGCCGCCCCCGGCAGGTGCGCGCGCTGGCCGAAGCGTGGCGCGAAAGCACGCTCTTCAACGACCTGTGGCACACACCCGGCCTCCAGCCCGAAGACACCGGCTGGCGCAACGATCCACTCCTCGCGCGGCAGATCGTGCTAACCTATCTGGAGATGGTCCCGCCCCATGACTGGTGGCCCATTGAGCGGCTGATCGACGCCATTCGGACCGACGACCCGGACTTCCAGCGGCCCGCCGGGGAGTACGACAGTTGGTACATCCGGGACGCAGCGACTGGCGAGTATTTGCAGGGCTTCGAAACGTGGGATCGCGTCGATGGCGCGGTGCTGCGCTTCATCCTGACCGGGCCGATGCACTGGCTGGGACTGCTCGACCTGGGCGACGACGGTGTGTTCGGGCGGCTGACCGTCTATGGACGCGCAGTGTGCGGCGAAACCGACTGGCCCGATCCGCCCGACGAGCGCACCCCGGCGACGATCGAGCCGGACGGCACGATCCTGGCGGCGCGCGCCGCCAACCGCTACGAGCGCTTCCAACTGGCGCGCATCACCGACTGGCGCGAGGCGGGCGATCCGTACGTGTATGCGCTGTCGGCAGGCTCGCTCCAGCGGGCCGCCAAGCAGGGCCTCAAGCCGGACGCGATCCAGGCGTTCCTCAAGCGAGCCAGCGGCGACGCCGTGCCGGAGCCGGTCACACGCATGTTGACGCAGTGGGGCGCGATGGGCAAGGCAGACGTGTGGCTGTCGCAGGCGGTCATTCTACGGACCACCACGCCGGAATCGCTGAACGTGATCCTGGAAACGCCGGAGCTGCGCCGCTACGTGGGCGCGACGCTCGGCCCTACGGCGGTCGTGGTGCGGGCCGGGCAGGAAAACGATTTAGTTGCTGCGCTGCAGCAGCGCGGCATCCTTGTGGAGCGCGAGCCTTAA
- a CDS encoding penicillin-binding transpeptidase domain-containing protein, which produces MHTVKKVFWLGLIGMMILSACGGDVGLGGLDNGGGLNPTPQLTLEQAEQVAETFLQAWRESDYEAMYTLISPNAREAYTLETFTNEYSDVATKLTLNELETHTDSSLRQGTTAVMMYDATFKTANFGDIADGDRIMRLIETPEGWRVAWSRMDIFAELAEGARLDLTNPQPGRGNIYDRNGNVLVDQNGQIVELYVVRQDVANEEACIQALSRILVRETSDIEAKFIAFSIETRFLVGQVDPETYNAEAQALRELCAIGDDDADTLTRNTRRYYKDLAPHLIGYVGQIQPDQQEEYAKLGYPTDALVGQEGVEAAYESYLAGKIGATLRIVAPTGEVLRTIASSQSEPGQSIYLTIDRDLQAGVQQAFVEAYDLAQPTWSQTSPGAAAVVMDVNTGEILAAASYPGFDVSLFNPDSNAFNRAQEIADLNNDARNPLLNRVTLAQLPPGSTFKIISMAAGLDSGVFNVNTLRTCTGIWYGGQYGDGLESRTDWYYPNGHGTIGFEKALTYSCDPYFWELGVALFNEDPDILTRYAELLGLGATTGQDVLPETAGQVPDAAEHQRLQGVPWSLGAMLNMVIGQGDVLATPLQMVRMVAAIANGGTFYTPQFVSKIGLIGDEPVYTMEPEVASTLDFDPSVYEAIQTGMCDVTLDPNGTARFIFDDWYDWQENEPIVCGKTGTAQTGGATTAPEAWFVSFVPQDDPQIAIVVVVENSCEGSEVSAPITRRIIEDYYHLPHSEWPPLWQSACSTIGTQ; this is translated from the coding sequence ATGCATACCGTCAAAAAAGTGTTTTGGCTGGGCCTGATCGGCATGATGATCCTGTCCGCGTGTGGGGGCGACGTGGGCCTGGGTGGGCTGGACAACGGTGGCGGTCTCAACCCGACGCCGCAGCTCACGCTGGAACAGGCCGAGCAGGTCGCGGAGACGTTCTTGCAAGCCTGGCGCGAGAGCGACTACGAGGCGATGTACACGCTGATCAGCCCCAACGCCCGCGAAGCCTACACGCTTGAAACGTTCACGAACGAATATAGCGACGTCGCCACCAAGCTGACGCTCAACGAGCTGGAGACGCACACCGATAGCTCGCTGCGGCAGGGCACGACCGCCGTGATGATGTACGACGCCACGTTCAAGACGGCCAACTTTGGCGACATCGCGGACGGCGACCGCATCATGCGCCTGATCGAGACGCCTGAGGGCTGGCGCGTGGCGTGGTCGCGCATGGATATCTTCGCGGAGCTGGCCGAAGGCGCGCGTCTGGACCTGACCAACCCGCAGCCGGGACGCGGAAACATCTACGACCGCAACGGCAACGTGCTCGTCGACCAAAACGGCCAGATCGTCGAGCTGTACGTCGTGCGCCAGGACGTTGCCAACGAGGAGGCGTGCATCCAGGCGCTGTCACGCATTTTGGTGCGCGAGACGAGCGACATTGAAGCCAAGTTCATCGCGTTCTCCATCGAGACGCGCTTTCTGGTCGGCCAGGTCGATCCTGAGACGTACAACGCCGAAGCCCAGGCCCTGCGCGAGCTGTGCGCCATCGGCGACGACGACGCGGATACGCTCACCCGTAACACGCGCCGCTACTACAAGGACCTCGCCCCGCACCTGATCGGCTACGTCGGGCAGATCCAGCCCGACCAGCAGGAAGAATACGCCAAGCTCGGCTATCCAACCGACGCGCTGGTCGGCCAGGAAGGCGTCGAGGCGGCCTACGAATCGTACCTGGCGGGCAAGATCGGCGCGACACTGCGCATCGTCGCCCCCACGGGCGAAGTGCTGCGCACCATTGCATCCAGCCAGTCCGAGCCGGGACAGAGCATCTACCTGACCATTGACCGCGACTTGCAAGCGGGCGTCCAGCAGGCGTTCGTGGAAGCCTACGACCTCGCGCAGCCCACCTGGTCACAGACCTCGCCCGGCGCGGCGGCGGTGGTCATGGACGTGAACACGGGCGAGATCCTCGCCGCGGCGAGCTATCCCGGCTTCGACGTCAGCCTGTTCAACCCGGATTCGAACGCCTTCAACCGCGCGCAGGAGATCGCCGACCTCAACAATGACGCGCGCAATCCGCTTCTCAACCGCGTGACGCTGGCGCAGCTGCCGCCCGGCTCGACGTTCAAGATCATCTCGATGGCCGCCGGGCTGGACAGCGGCGTGTTCAACGTCAACACGCTGCGCACCTGCACCGGCATCTGGTACGGCGGGCAGTACGGCGACGGGCTGGAATCGCGCACGGACTGGTACTACCCGAACGGGCACGGCACGATCGGCTTCGAAAAGGCGCTGACCTATTCGTGCGACCCGTATTTCTGGGAGCTGGGCGTCGCGCTGTTTAACGAAGACCCCGACATCCTGACCCGATACGCCGAACTGCTGGGGCTTGGCGCGACCACGGGCCAGGACGTGCTGCCGGAGACGGCGGGACAGGTACCCGACGCGGCGGAGCACCAACGCTTGCAGGGTGTGCCGTGGTCGCTGGGCGCGATGCTGAACATGGTCATCGGCCAGGGCGACGTGCTGGCGACGCCGCTGCAAATGGTGCGCATGGTGGCCGCCATCGCCAATGGAGGCACGTTCTATACACCGCAGTTCGTCAGCAAGATTGGGCTAATTGGTGATGAGCCGGTGTACACGATGGAGCCGGAAGTTGCCTCCACGCTGGACTTCGACCCGTCTGTATACGAGGCGATCCAGACGGGCATGTGTGACGTGACGCTCGATCCCAACGGCACGGCGCGCTTCATCTTTGATGATTGGTACGACTGGCAGGAAAACGAGCCGATCGTGTGCGGCAAGACCGGCACGGCCCAGACCGGCGGCGCGACGACCGCGCCCGAAGCGTGGTTCGTGTCTTTCGTGCCCCAGGACGACCCGCAAATCGCGATCGTGGTTGTGGTCGAGAACTCGTGTGAAGGCTCGGAAGTGTCCGCGCCGATCACGCGCCGCATCATCGAGGACTACTATCACCTGCCGCACAGCGAATGGCCGCCGCTGTGGCAGAGCGCGTGCTCGACCATCGGCACGCAGTGA